The DNA segment CGGCGGCGTTGATCAGCTCGACCAGGGCCTCGACGCCGTCCTCCCCGAGTTTGTCCCGCAGGACCTTGGGCACCGTGATGACCGGCATCCCCACCTCCCGGCATGACGCCCGTGACCGGCCGTGGCGAAGGAGCGAGGGACGGCGTGACCCGGAGAACGCCGAGCGGCCGGTCGTCATGCTCGTCCCTTGGTTCCCTGCATTAGGGTAGTCAGGGCCGGAGCGGAAGGCAAGCGGCCCCGACCCGAACCTTACCATCTTCCCGTAAGCAGACCCTGCGTCCCGGCTCCTCGGTCTTCCCCCTCTTCTTCCTGGGACCCGGGACCGGATTTTGAAGTGAGCCGTACATCGTCACGACGTCACGGGGTCGGAAAAGCCGGGCTGACCAGGATTCACCCGGGCTAAACGGCTATGATAATGGAGGGACGCGGATCGATCTCGGAGGGAGCCCGAACGATGGGCGGCCATCCCCTTACGATCGCCACGTACAACGTCAACTCCATCAAGAGCCGGGTCGGCCTCGTCGTCGAGTGGCTGAAGCGGACGCCGGTCGACGTCCTGTGTCTTCAGGAGACGAAGGTCGAGGACCGGGACTTCCCGTATGGACCCTTCGAGGAGCTCGGCTACCGGTGCGAGGTCTTCGGTCAGCGGGCATACAACGGCGTGGCCCTCTGTGCCCGGGTCCCCCTGACGGGTGTCTGGAAGGGCTTTGGAGACCCCGTCTGGGACGAGCAGAAGCGCCTGATCGGGGCGACCGTCGGGGACGTCCACGTCATCAACGTCTATGCGCCCCACGGCGACGAGCGGGGAACCGAGAAGTTCCGGTACAAGCTGGAATTCTACCGCCACCTCGTCGAGTTCCTCCGTCGGCGGTGGACGCCGGCCGACCCCGTCTGCCTCGTCGGGGACCTGAACGTCGCCCGGAGCGACCTCGACGTATGGGACCCCGCGGCCCTGCGGGACACCATCGGGACGATGCCCGAGGAGCGGCAGGCCC comes from the bacterium HR11 genome and includes:
- the xthA gene encoding Exodeoxyribonuclease III gives rise to the protein MGGHPLTIATYNVNSIKSRVGLVVEWLKRTPVDVLCLQETKVEDRDFPYGPFEELGYRCEVFGQRAYNGVALCARVPLTGVWKGFGDPVWDEQKRLIGATVGDVHVINVYAPHGDERGTEKFRYKLEFYRHLVEFLRRRWTPADPVCLVGDLNVARSDLDVWDPAALRDTIGTMPEERQALEALLEWGFVDAFRHLYPERRQFTWWDYIGGRIWKDEGMRIDYVLVTPPLLPRLRDVRVDLWPRRRRTPTPSDHAPVIAELG